One genomic region from Cellulomonas fengjieae encodes:
- a CDS encoding YlbL family protein, with protein MTADPAVPGDDVGVLDQPSLPSDVDAPFGAPDRVSPRSLTLSVGLLSTAVLVAVLAVMPVPYAVSSPGPTRDVLGEHDGTPLIQIEGAETFDATGELRLTTVSGTGGPGFPSSVVGVLEGWFSPDAVVQPVELLYPPDRTQDEIDESNTAEMVSSQENAAVAALTELGYEVPATLVVAGAVEGTDAEGKVEEGDVIVALDGAPVPDYQGLITQLERVEPGTTVTLTVRRHGQALDIPIVTGTRDDGKAQIGVFIDPTFDMPVDISISIDDIGGPSAGTMFALGIIDKMTPEDEAAGEHIAGTGTIDVTGEVGPIGGIRQKLAGAARDGATWFLAPADNCPEVVGHVPDGLRVVPVETLHEARETVVAIGAGTTEDLPSCQSSRST; from the coding sequence GTGACGGCCGACCCCGCCGTGCCGGGGGATGATGTGGGCGTGCTCGACCAGCCCTCGCTCCCGTCCGACGTCGACGCGCCCTTCGGCGCGCCCGACCGCGTCAGCCCGCGGTCGCTCACCCTGTCCGTCGGGCTGCTGTCCACGGCGGTGCTGGTCGCCGTCCTCGCCGTCATGCCCGTGCCGTACGCGGTCAGCAGCCCCGGGCCGACGCGGGACGTGCTGGGCGAGCACGACGGCACGCCCCTGATCCAGATCGAGGGCGCCGAGACGTTCGACGCCACGGGCGAGCTCCGCCTGACCACGGTGTCCGGCACGGGCGGACCGGGCTTCCCCTCCAGCGTCGTCGGCGTCCTGGAGGGTTGGTTCTCTCCCGATGCGGTGGTGCAGCCCGTCGAGCTGCTCTACCCGCCGGACCGCACGCAGGACGAGATCGACGAGTCGAACACCGCGGAGATGGTCTCGTCGCAGGAGAACGCCGCCGTCGCGGCGCTCACCGAGCTCGGCTACGAGGTTCCCGCGACCCTCGTCGTCGCCGGGGCCGTCGAGGGGACGGACGCCGAGGGCAAGGTGGAGGAGGGGGACGTCATCGTCGCCCTCGACGGGGCCCCCGTGCCCGACTACCAGGGGCTCATCACGCAGCTCGAGCGCGTCGAGCCCGGGACCACCGTGACGCTCACGGTGCGGCGGCACGGGCAGGCGCTCGACATCCCGATCGTCACCGGCACGAGGGACGACGGCAAGGCGCAGATCGGGGTGTTCATCGACCCGACGTTCGACATGCCGGTCGACATCTCGATCAGCATCGACGACATCGGCGGCCCGAGCGCGGGGACCATGTTCGCGCTCGGGATCATCGACAAGATGACGCCCGAGGACGAGGCCGCCGGCGAGCACATCGCCGGCACCGGGACCATCGACGTCACGGGCGAGGTCGGGCCCATCGGCGGCATCCGGCAGAAGCTCGCCGGTGCGGCCCGGGACGGCGCCACCTGGTTCCTGGCCCCCGCCGACAACTGCCCGGAGGTCGTCGGGCACGTCCCGGACGGCCTGCGCGTGGTCCCGGTCGAGACCCTGCACGAGGCGCGCGAGACCGTCGTCGCGATCGGCGCGGGGACGACCGAGGACCTGCCGAGCTGCCAGTCGAGCCGGTCGACCTAG
- a CDS encoding NAD-dependent epimerase/dehydratase family protein: protein MAPGRGMVGGQIRSGRSARPLGASAARTSDDDVVVVGRGPVAAAVATAWGTGVRTVAELPARRPQDALEGAGVVVLVTHEADLAGASGKPGRESEATIVAHTQRVLAAARAVGTRHVVAIGSAVVHGAWPDRPVIHDDDPLPRADEVPRDGLVGDLVAAEAVLERGRRRRSPLVTVLRPAAVVGPGIDTFVTRHFEAPRLLTVRGAARQWQFVHVEDLAAAARFAVEERLSGVLTVGADDVLEPAEVEAAAGMRRIELAAATAFGTAERLHRVGALPAPASELAYVVYPWTVASDRLREAGWEPRWSSAACLDVLLEGVQGRLAVAGRRVASRDVAALGAAGAAVAVIGTAAVWRQARSRKRP, encoded by the coding sequence GTGGCACCGGGACGGGGGATGGTGGGCGGGCAGATTCGCTCAGGGCGCAGCGCGCGTCCGCTCGGCGCGTCGGCGGCGCGGACGAGCGACGACGACGTCGTCGTGGTCGGCCGCGGACCCGTCGCCGCCGCGGTCGCGACCGCGTGGGGCACGGGGGTGCGGACGGTCGCCGAGCTCCCCGCGCGACGTCCGCAGGACGCGCTCGAGGGGGCCGGTGTCGTCGTGCTCGTGACGCACGAGGCCGACCTCGCCGGGGCGTCGGGCAAGCCCGGCCGGGAGAGCGAGGCGACGATCGTCGCGCACACGCAGCGGGTCCTGGCCGCCGCGCGCGCGGTCGGGACGAGACACGTGGTGGCCATCGGCTCCGCAGTCGTGCACGGGGCCTGGCCCGACCGTCCCGTGATCCACGACGACGACCCGCTCCCGCGTGCCGACGAGGTGCCGCGCGACGGCCTGGTGGGCGACCTGGTGGCGGCCGAGGCGGTGCTCGAGCGTGGCCGCCGTCGCAGGTCGCCGCTCGTGACGGTGCTGCGACCCGCCGCGGTCGTCGGGCCGGGCATCGACACGTTCGTCACCCGGCACTTCGAGGCGCCGCGCCTGCTCACCGTGCGCGGTGCCGCCCGGCAGTGGCAGTTCGTGCACGTCGAGGACCTCGCCGCCGCCGCCCGGTTCGCGGTGGAGGAGCGGCTGTCCGGCGTGCTCACCGTCGGAGCGGACGACGTGCTCGAGCCGGCCGAGGTCGAGGCGGCCGCGGGCATGCGCCGGATCGAGCTGGCCGCCGCGACGGCGTTCGGCACCGCGGAGCGGCTCCACCGCGTCGGCGCCCTCCCCGCGCCCGCGTCGGAGCTCGCGTACGTCGTCTACCCCTGGACGGTCGCGTCCGACCGGCTGCGCGAGGCCGGGTGGGAGCCGCGCTGGTCCAGCGCCGCGTGCCTGGACGTGCTGCTCGAGGGCGTCCAGGGCCGCCTGGCGGTGGCGGGGCGGCGGGTCGCGTCGCGCGACGTGGCGGCGCTGGGTGCCGCCGGGGCGGCGGTCGCGGTCATCGGCACCGCGGCCGTGTGGCGCCAGGCACGGTCCAGGAAGCGGCCGTGA